In Planctobacterium marinum, the DNA window ATTTATTGAACTGGGCTTGATATTGATTGCTAAACTGGCCTTCTTCAAACTTAATAACAAACATTTCAATACATATCTGTACTAAATGTAACGCGGTAGCTTCAAGGGGCTCCATAAACCCCTGTGACAACCCGATAGCCAGACAATTTTTATTCCAGTGTTGTTGCACTTGGCCGACATTCATTTTTAAATGTCGACAACTCATATCATCTGAAAGACCCAGGTGTTGTCTGAATTCTAGCTCGGCTGCATCAGGAGTGATGTGTTGCGCACTAAACACATAACCATTTCCCACGCGATTTTGCAGCGGTATATTCCAACACCAGCCATTGCTCATTGCCGTAGCTTTAGTTTCGTTGTTGATCTCCTGCTTTTGCGGCGTTTGCACCACCACAGCAGAATCATTAAATAAACAATCTTTATAACTTTGAAATGGCACCTTTAACGTCTGTTGTAACAGCAGGCTTTTAAACCCGGTACAATCAATAAAAAAGTCTCCATTGATGACAGTGCCATCACTACAAATCAGGGATTGAATACTGCCATCAGGATGCTGAGTCACTTCAGCGACGTTCTTGCTGAGATGATTTACCCCTCTTTGCTTGGCAATGTCTTTTAAAAACTCACCCAATAAACCGCTGTCAAAGTGATAGCCATACTCGATGCGAAATGGAAAATTGTTTGGTGTAAGAGGGCCCAGGTTTTGTTGTGCCAGAGCTCCATTAATTAAAAAATCTTCGGGTGCGGTGTGAGTATCCAACCCGTGTCGTCGGGTACGGCAATTTACCTCAAAGGCGCGCTGGGTAAAAACGTCTGTTTGGGAAATAAAAGGGTGGCGATAACTTTCCACCCCGGACTCTGGACTCCAACCAGCAAACTCAATACCTACCTTATAGGTGGCATTACAAGCTGGCATCCAGTCTCTTTCAGCCACCTCAATAATCTCAAAGAAACGTTTCAAGGTTGGAGTAGACCCCTCACCAACGCCGATAATGCCAATATCGGGAGATTCCACCAAACTGATATTTACATTTTTGTCGGCCCACTTTTTGATGAGCAGATTAGCAGCCATCCAGCCTGCGGTGCCGCCACCGGCAATGATGATCTCTATCGGTTTAGACATTTTACCTACCGCAGAATTGCTTTAAAAACTGATCATGCGAGGGCAACTGTTGCAGTGGCTCTTCTTTAATTTTTTTCAATGTTTGCAGCATCATCTGTAACTTTTCCGGACTCATATTGTTCGCCATAGGATGATAATCGGAAGGTTGAATGCCCTGTCCCATCATTACCTGTAACCATGAAGGCTCCAGGAACAAGTCGTTATTTTCACGGAAAAGACGCCCATCTTCTTTGAAAAGCTCGATTTTGTGTCGGAGGCTATCAGGAATTGGCATAGTGCGCATATCACGCCAGAATTGACTGTCATCTCTTTCATTAGCAATGTAGTGCAAGATAATAAAGTCGCGCACCTGCTCGAACTCAATTTGAGACTGTTTATTATATTCCGCTACAAGTTCCGGCTTGATGCCATCGTGAGGGAAAGTATGCAGTAATCGCACGACAGCCGTTTGTATCAAATGAATACTGGTGGACTCCAAAGGCTCAAGAAAACCACTGGAGAGCCCAACAGCAATAACGTTTTTATTCCACTGTTTGCGTCTTCTACCGGTTTTAAATTTAATAAAATTAGGATCCGCTAACGGCTTAGTATCAAGATTCCCCGATAAGATCTGCAAAGCTTCATCGTCTGACATATAGTTGCTGCAATACACATGACCGTTACCATTGCGATGCTGCAACGGAATGCGCCACTGCCAGCCTGCGGTATGTGCAATGGAGCGAGTATAGGGCAAGGTGTGCTCAAGGCGCTCGGAAGGGATTGCAATGGCTCTGTCACAAGGTAACCAATGACTCCAATCTTCGTAGCCAGTATTGAGTTTTTGTTGAATTAACAATCCTCGGAAACCCGAGCAATCGATAAACAGGTCCCCCTGAATTTCTCGCCCGTCCTCCAGATGTAACAGGTCGATAAATCCAGAATCAGGATGCTGAGTGACATCGGTGATCTTACCTTCAGTGCGAACCACCCCCATTTTTTCGCTGAGTTTACGCAAATACTGAGCATAAAGTCCGGCATCAAAATGATAAGCGTAAGGTAAGTCGACGATAGGATCTTTGCTATTGATTTTGGCAAATTTATTGTCTTTTGCGGCCAGATAATTTAGGTCGTAGTCCCAAATATTGCTTGTTTCTCCCAGTTCCATCTGTGCTCGCTTCAGAAAATGATGGAAGTGACAAAATGCATAGCTTTGGCCCGGCGCGCCAAAGGTATGAAAATAGCCCTCATCTTTTACTCGCCAGTTTTCAAACTTGATAGCTAACTTAATAGTAGCATTGGTTTCTCTCAGGAACTCTGCTTCATCAAGGCCTAAAACGTTGTTGATTAACCGAATCGGAGGAATAGTGGCTTCACCGACACCTACCGTGCCAATGGCGTCTGATTCGACCAGTTCCACTTCAACGGCATTACCAATCACCTTTTTGATGACCGCTGCAGACAACCAACCTGCGGTACCACCGCCGACAACAACAACTCTTTTTACCTTTCTATTCACGCAAAACACCTGTGTTAAAACTTAAAAAGCTCCATTGAGTAAGAACTTAATGGAGCTTTATGATTACTCGATAGTTTGAACCTGCCTTATGCAGGTTCAATTACCCTACTCGTGCTTACCAGAAAGAGTAGTTTAGACCCAGTAAGAAGTTACGACCATAAGACTGGTACAAAGTAACTTGACGTGGATCACCATTTGCGAATTGAATCTCGTCTTCATCCGTCAGGTTTTGACCTTGTAAGGTCACTCTCAGACCGTGTAAGAAGTCGATATCAGATTCACTGAAGTCATAACCGATTTGAGCATCCCATTGCTCACCGCCCTGACCTTCAGCACCAACCAGTGACAAACTAATACCACGAGTTTCTGTCTGGAATGCATCACGCTTGGTGCCTGATACACGAACTTCCCAACCAGCATTCTCGTAATACAACGTCAGTGAATAGGTTTCATCAGACAGTCCCGGAACACCTTCAGAAGGCAGTGTTACTTCAACACCAGCTAGCGGTGAATAAGTAAATGGATCCAGTTCACCATCCATAAAGGTGGCACTTGCAAACATACCAAATCCGTCTAACGCATCGTGGATGTGATTAAATGGTAAGCTAGTCTGGAATTCCCAACCTCTTACGAAACCTTCACGACCATCCAAGGTGTTATCTACCAGACCTAAGAAGATTGCTGGCGCATTGCCTGCACTGTCAGCATGGTAGCCAGGTACGTATACTTCAGTGAAGTCTGCCACTTCTTTAACGGCAGCGTGCCAGTTAGTCAGCTCTTTATAAAAGAACGACATCGCAAAGTAAGCGTCATCAGCAAAATAGTTCTCATAGGCTAAATCAAACTGGTTTGCTTCCAGTGGTTTCAAACCCGGGTTACCCACGTTACCAGACCAAGGTCCGTTCGGGATATCAGTAGATGCGATATTGGCATCGTTAAACTGGAATGAAGCCTGATTGTTTGGTTTCATCTGATCCATTCTTGGACGGCTCTGAATCTTAGAAGCACCCAAGCGAACGTACTGATCTTCAGCAACCTCAAGACTTAAGTTCAAGGTAGGTAATACGTCGGCATAAGAATCACCACCTGTTACTGGTACCGCATCAATCAAGCCATCATCACCTGTAAAGGTACTAAAACCTGATGAGCTCTGCTCGGCGTCAATAATTTGCACACCGATGTTACCCCGTAACATCATGTCACCAATTTCTGTGTCGATGTCTAACTTGGCGTAAAGCGTAGTTAACTCTTCGTTTACAGTGTAGGTATCACCTAAACGTCCCGCATCAACAGGTTCAGCATCGGTAGAGGTGTAATAACCGCTGTTATACAATCCCAAGGAATCGTATGCTAACACACCGCTGATTCCGATAAAGCTCAGGTCGGCAACACCTAGCACCTCTGGAATGGCACCTTCCCCTGGGTACTCAGGAGCAGTCAGGTAGAAACCTTTGTTGATCTTAGTCTTAGAGCGGTCAGCGTAGTTGATACCAGCAGTAAACTTGTTAAAGATACCCCACTCAACCAAACCATTGACTTCGAAACGGAACGCATCTAACTCTTCATCGAAAACCGGTGCGTTTACGAAACCGTCTTGCGCGTCACTACCAATGATAGGGGCACCCCAAGCTTGAGGACCTGCTAGAGTAATAAGGCTCGGATCAGTCAAATCAACACCTGGTAAGGTTGGGTGATCAGAGTAAAGCACGCCGGTAGAAGTCATAGTCCAGCTGCGAGGTGTAATAGGTCTACCATCAACACCAGCACGGCCCACACCTGAGTAGCTTTCTACGTCAGTAAGCTCTTTATCTACTTCACCAGTAGACAAGTCAGCAACGATTGACCAGTTGTCGTTTAATGCATACTCGATATTTAAACCAAAAGTGGTTAACTCGGAACTTTGCTGTCTTACGTCGTTACGAACTACAGAATAGAAACCATCGTAAAAACCAGAAGTTACTAAACCATTATCAACGCTAGTCACGTTGTAATCGCCGGTACCCCACTCGGCACCACCTTCTTCAACACCACGACGAGCATCGTTTTCTTCAAAGTCGATGAATAAAGCATCCAACTGAACTTTTAAATCATCGTTAGGTGCATATTCAATTACCGCCGCAACAGAGGTGCGCTCTAGCATAGCTGAACGTGTGAATGAATCATGACCACCTAGCACTACTGTGCCATCTGGAACAGCAACAGAATCTGTTGCACGACGATCAGAGCCCGTGTTGACACCGGCGTAACCCCAACCTCGGAATTGTTTTTCCTGACGAGGCGATTCCATGTCAGCAATTGCCAATGCAACACCTAGGGTATCGTCAGCAAACTGCTCAACAAAGTTTAACGATAGGCGATGACCATTATTGTCAAAGTCTGGGTTGCCGGAGTCTTCACCGTTTTCTTCATAGTTGAAGTTAACCGTTAATGTTGGATCAGCACTCAATGGACTTACTGTTTGCAAATCAACAGTACCACCGATGCCTTGAGTCAGCAGACCTGCTTCCGGTGTTTTATATACCAAAATGCTGGAAACAATTTCAGAGGGATACAGATCGTATTCAACGCCACGGTTGTCACCCATACCCAAAAGCTCGCGACCATTTAATGAGGTGCCTACGTAGTTTTCGTTAAAACCACGAACAGACAAACCACTGGTACGACCGTTACGACGCTCACCAGCGAGGCCAGGTAGACGAGCCAATGACTCAGCCACTGAAGTATCTGGAAGTTTACCGATATCTTCCGCAGAAAGTGCTTCTACGATAGACGTTTGGTCCATTTTAATTGCTTGTGCACGTTGTAGTGCGCCGCGAATACCTGTGACCTGAATGACCTCAGTATTATCAGCAGCGTCGTCAGCTTCTTGTGCAACAACCGAAGTTGCTGTTAAGCCAGTCATCGCAGCAGATACTGAAAAGGCCAGCACGCTTTTTTTTGAATTGTGACATTGTGTTTTCCCGTTTAATTACCAGAGTTAAGGGTCAGGCTGAAATCGAATTACCTTTTCCAGCGATTCTCTTATTTTTATTTAGGGCAATTCTAGCGCTTGCCTCTGAAATCTGACAACGCCTTGCATACGTATTCATACAAATTATCGTACATTTTTTTAACAATTCCATTTTCCACAAAAACAAAACAAAAAAGGTATAAGCAACTGTTTTATATGCATTTTTGCTCTACTAACGAAAGATATGAAAAGCGAATGTGATAGCTTCGTAAACGATTAAGTGTCAAAGATACGTATCGGTTTAACACAAGATTTACATATTATGCATACGAAAATGAGTTTCAAAAACCGTATGTTTTTTCCGCTATTTTTGAAATTTGTCTCGTCCTAAAATACGTTGACGTTTTATGCAGGCCGGTAGATTTTATCTATCGGCCTTTTTCGTAATGCACCTGGTTAGGTGTTTTCATTCCCAAACTCAAGTGCGGCCTCATCTCATTGTAGATGTATATCGATTCATCCACGAGTTGCTTTAATTCCCGCCTATTCTTGCACTGATGCAACAAGAACTCCTGCTTTAGTATGCCATTGATTCTTTCTGCTAAGGCATTCTGATAGCAATCATAACCATCGGTCATAGATGGAGTAATGTTGTGATTTCTCAGGACAGCCTGATATTCCTCAGAGCAATATTGCACTCCTCGGTCTGAGTGATGAATCATTGGATGGTTATAGTACTTATGCTTGATACTCATATTGAGTGCCTTAACCACATCTGTTGCTTTCATTTCATCGCTGAGTTCATACCCCATTATCTTTCGGGAATATGCATCCGTTGTTAATGATAAATAGTGCGTACCCGCATCTGACTTCACGTAGGTAATATCACTCACAAGCACATCCTCAGCCTGTTGAGGTTGATAGTCCTTCAGTAGATTCGGGTGCTTTTTCATCCAGTGACGGCTGTCGGTTGTTTTTGTGTAACTACGTTTGGGTTTAACCAACATGCCTTCTGCGCGTAAATAATCAAACAGTCCATCACGCCCCAACTTAATGCCAAGTTTATCAAGCTCTGGTTTCATCAGTTGGTAGAGCTTTCGAGTCCCAATCCGCGGCATGTACTGGCGCCAATACAGCACCATGTCCTTAACCGGCATTAGCCTCTGCTGCTTATCGTTAAACCGCTTAACCCACTGATAAAGCCCTTGAGGTGTAAATCCGAATAGGCGACAACAACGAGCTAGCTTTCTTCGTTTTTCAACTTTTCCCGCCCAGAGAGCTTGTCGTAGTACTTTTTTCTGTAGTTACTCCCACACTCGTTATCAACACGGGTTACTACCTCTTCCAGAACATCAATTTTGAGTTCAGCATCAGCTAATGCGCGTTCTAAACGCTTAATCTTTTGGGCGGGTGTTTCGTTGGATTGAGACATAAGTGAATGCATCAAAGGCTCAGACCAATCCAGCTTACCATGCTTTCGTAGCCAGACGAGAACTGTACTTCGGCCTTGAATGCCAAAGTGCTTTTGAGCTTGTTTGTAGGTGAAGTCGCCTTTTTCGACTTGCGCTACAACGGCCAATTTAAAGCCTAAGGTGTAATCACGTTGAGTTCGTTTAACGCGTTGTTTATCTGGGTTTCTCATAATAAGTCCTAAATGTGTAAACACATTTCAGGACGGGACAATTGCAAAGATAAAAAAGCCGCATCTAAACTGCGGCTTTTTAAAGAAGAAACGGGAAATTATTATTGGCGAGTCACTCTGATATCTGGTGCTTCTGTCGAGGGACCAATCACCTCAAACAGATAAATACCTGACTCAGAAACATCCAGACTCAAGTCTCCACCTACTGGTGCAAGAGTTACCCGCTCCCCAATGGTCACAGTATTACCTTGTGAACCAGCCCCGAGATCAACCGTGGCCCAGTCTTCGCTGGCCACTTTAAACTCATAACTACCGGCACTGAGTTCTATTTCCGCTGTGTAGAGTTTAACTCCATCAAACTCCATCTGGTTCGACGTGCTCCAATCATTCATAGTGCCACGCACAAATACCGGTGTATCACCATACATGCCGCCCTGGTAAACGCTTAAGGTTATGGCGTCAAGGTTGGCTGCATCCAGGGTGAAGATATAAGTTCCCTCACTGGCCACAGACATTTGAATATTGCCAGCACCTGCGAATAATCCATACTCACTCTCAAGGGATAAAGCATCACCATTGCCCCCTAAATTAACTGTTTCCCAATCTGCAGAAGCCACCTTAAATTCATAATCACCAGCGGCTAAGTCAACGACAACACTGTAGATACCAGCACCGTCATAAACAAAGGGATTATTTTCACTCCAGTCGTTCATGCTGCCGCGCAAAAATACGGTAGTACCGGGGAACGGCTGTTCTACCCTGACGGTAATGACAGGAGCTTGCGCATCAGTAGCGTCTACTTCAAAGATATAGGACTCGGATGAATCAGGCGTAAACATCAGGTTGTTGCCAAAACCCAGTTCCAGGGGTTCTCCAGTATTTACGATATCACCATTAGCGCCGCCGCCGAAGTTCACTGTAGCCCAATCTTCGCTGGCGAACTTGAATTCATAAGTCACACCTTCTTCCAGAGAAAGTGACGCTTGATAGAGACCACTGCCTTGATAACTCATGGGATTACTGGTGCCCCAGTCGTTCATGGAGCCTCGAATGTAAACCGCGGTATTGCCATATACCGGTAAATCTGGCGTACCTATGGTGGCGTATTGATTCAAACCCATCCCCTGCGCACCTTGCTGTGCTTTTACGAACACAGCTAAGGAATAAGCTGGAACGGTAAATTCACCACTTTCGCCGTTTTCGTTAAATGAGGCACTTATCACTTGGGTATCGATGGAGTTGGTTAAAACAGGATGTAACGCGAAGCCACTGGCGGTCGGTATACTGTGCGTCACACTGGAATCCGTCGTATTGATTACCACTACCACAGCGTCATATAAGGGGTCGAGGTCTTCCAGGCCAGTACCGTCATCAATACTCATGACAATGAGTCCTGCTTGCTGATCAGAGCCGACATTATGAAAACCAATTCGCTCTTTGACTTGTTCACCTGTAGTCAGTCGGAACAGCTTGGTGGATTGACGTATTTCCAGATACTCCCGGAATACTTCGGCAGCAAACTGGATATCCGACATGGACGCGGCGCGATTACTGTCGGCCAGGATAGGTCGGATCTCATCCCAACGACCACCATTCTCTGACTGCAAAGGCACTCCTACATTCCAGTTGTTACTATTCATAGAGAAATCGATGCGATTAAACCAGTCCCCCGCATCATATGTGTTGCGGTCCATCGATTTAGAACGTAACAAATCGCCACCTTGTTGCAGGAACGGAATTCCCTGACTCAACAGTGTCGTGGCCATAGAGATATTTTGCGCACGAACGCGATCTTGCAAAGAAATATCAGCAGGCAATGTGTAGTTCAGCTGATCCCAGAGAGTTTCATTATCGTGTTTAGACACGTAGTTAATGATATCTGCAGGATCGGTAGCGTAACCACCAATAGTATTGGTTTTGATAAACGCATCGGTGGAGCTGACAAACTGAAAATCCGTTAAGGTGCCCGCTAATGACATTCTGATTTTGTCCTGTACTCTCAAAGTACCACTGCCAGTATCACCGCTGAACATGGCCGCGCCACGGATGGCTTCGCGTATTTGATCGTTAAAGGTCCCTACTTCAGTTCCCGCCATATTCTTTTGCGTGGCTTGCTCGAAGAGACGGTCTCCGCCGACCTCACCAAAGTCCCAGCCTTCGCCGTAAAAATAGTTATCCGGATCCACCGCTTTTACTGCTTCCCACGATTCCAGAATGGCATCCTTGGGAATGTGCCCCATCAGATCAAAACGGAAGGAGTCATAGCGGTATTGCTCAGCCCACAAGACCAATGAATCTTGCATAAATTTCGCCATCATGCGGTTTTCAGTGGCGGTATTCTCACAACAAGTAGAACGCTCTATGTCACCCGTTGTGCGATTGTATCTGTGGTAATAGCCCGGCACGACTTTATCAAATACCGAGTTAAGGTTAGTACCTGAAGACGATGTATGGTTATACACTACGTCCAGTGCCACTCTAAGACCCATATCATGCAGTGCTTTAATCATGGCACGCATTTCCAGGATACGGACTGTACCATCAGGATCCGAAGAATAAGAACCCTCCGGCACATTAAAGTGATGAGGGTCATACCCCCAGTTGAAGCTGTCCAAACCGCGTATTGCCGAAACTAAAGCTTGGGCATCTTCTGTTGCTGGATCATAGCTTTCAAATACAGACAGCAAGGTAGTGTTATCATCTTCCACGCCACAGACAGGCGCATTTCCATTGATGGCGCAGAGCTCTGCAACGGTATTGTCGAGATTGATGGTTTGCGACTCATCTTCATTGATAGTGGCAATATCGTTGGCTGGCATGATGTGATAAAAGTTAAGCCCTTTTTCGGTCAGAGCCTGTAAGTGCTGCACTGCCACAGAGTTTGAATCAGTATAGGCTAAGTATTTACCACGATTCTCCTGGCTGACAGAGCTGTCCAGCGCACTAAAATCGCGAATGTGGGCTTCGTAAATTACCGCATCTTCGAAATTCTCCAGCTCTGGAGAAACATGGTCATCCCAGTTGGCCGGTTTTAAGTCATCATCAGCAAGATTAACTATTTGCGAGTATCGTCCATTAGTAGAGACGCTCACTGAGTAAGGGTCAGTGGCTTCAGTATTAACAACCGCATTCTCAACAGGGTGGAAAACCGTGACTTCGAAACGATAGAATTTTCGGTCGAGGTCTGCAGCATTGCCAGTATAGGTCCAAATACCTGTGTCACCGTCGTAACTCATATCAGAGGAGATCAGCAGAGATTTGTCTGAATCGTAAAGGTTAAGCTTTACATCCTGTGCTGTGGGTGCCCAGAGATTTAAGGTAACCTCACTTTCGCTGAAATGAGGACCATAACTCGCCTCATCAGCGTCATTGTCACCGCTGGTGTATAGGTCATCTAAAACAGGGGCTATCTGCACCCGCGTCGCAGCCGCTATTTCACCATCGTGATCGGAGGCTACAACAACTAATTGTGATTTGAGCATTTGTTTAATTTGGCTTAATTCAGCGTCAATACTCAGACTGTCCCATTGAGATTGATTCAGTGCCAATGCTGCTTCACTGTTCTCAGCCTCACTGAATGTAAGTGAAACAAAGTTATCTCCGTCAATCCCCGTTTCAGCATCAAATTGCAAGTTTCCATTTTCAGACCAATATAAGCGGATATCTGAATACTGACTGGTGTCAGCGCCCCACACTAAAGTATCGCTGTACACCCAATGCACTTCTGCATTTTGCACAGTGACTGGAATTTCTACGATAGCCTCATAAAAAACATCGGGAACACCTGATAAAGTCCAGGCCATTCTATCGCCCGATAAATCCATCATACGGTCTTGCTGTGATAAATCTTTATTACCATCAGCATCATGTACGATGAAATTCATACAATCAGAGTAGTCTTCCATCAAGGGAATAATGAAGTAGCCACCATAGGCAGGATCGACACCAGCGATAGAGGGGCCATCTGGCCATGTTGTGGGTTCAGCTACCGTATCCGGGCAAGCATCGTTGTTCCACAAATGTAAAACCCAACCATCGTATTCACCATCCGGGCGGTTGTAAAAAATAACCGCTTCGTTGCCTTGCGCCGTTACTGTTGCTGGCGGCAAAACACAACTATCGCCAGCCTCATTAGCCACCTCAGGTGCATCGCAACTAAGTGGCTCAGGCGTATCAGGTGTTATGGTGGGAGGGGTGACCTCGGGAAGCTCTAGTTTGTCAGAAGAGCACGACATTAATGTCAGCCCCAACAAACCAGAAACAATCAAACTGAGTTTATTGTTTGGTATTTTCATTATAATTTCCGCGTGTGAAACAAGCTCGAAGAGCGAATAATTTGACTCAACGCGGAAAATTAGATTTTTAAAGTTTCATTTACAAGGCGTTAACATGTGCATACGTATGTATCGAGTCATGAATACGTATGCAAACCCATGCACGGAGACGGAGCAATAAATTGACTTCAAATACGAGTATGTGTATCTTGCGCGCAAAGGCTGCAGAGACGCCTGTTCCGCTAAAGATGACATCACTCTGTAACTTCACCCAATTAGGGTTTTATAAATACGGTTCGTTTGAACCTAAGTTGGTAATGCGGAAACCAAGTTAACTTAGGAAAAAACAATGACCGAGCTATTATTTGACCTACTTTCGCTTTTTAGCTTTTTTGTTCTCATATCTTTTAATGGCTGTCAGCTTATCTCGCTGTGTGCGTTGGTATGCTTATATCGATTTGCTGGTAGCAATTTAAACGGCGCCTTCTGCTACAA includes these proteins:
- a CDS encoding tryptophan halogenase family protein; protein product: MSKPIEIIIAGGGTAGWMAANLLIKKWADKNVNISLVESPDIGIIGVGEGSTPTLKRFFEIIEVAERDWMPACNATYKVGIEFAGWSPESGVESYRHPFISQTDVFTQRAFEVNCRTRRHGLDTHTAPEDFLINGALAQQNLGPLTPNNFPFRIEYGYHFDSGLLGEFLKDIAKQRGVNHLSKNVAEVTQHPDGSIQSLICSDGTVINGDFFIDCTGFKSLLLQQTLKVPFQSYKDCLFNDSAVVVQTPQKQEINNETKATAMSNGWCWNIPLQNRVGNGYVFSAQHITPDAAELEFRQHLGLSDDMSCRHLKMNVGQVQQHWNKNCLAIGLSQGFMEPLEATALHLVQICIEMFVIKFEEGQFSNQYQAQFNKFAKDRFDGVRDYIVAHYKLNTRTDSEYWQQNRDNTQLSNSLMRLLDVWFKRGDMSEEIRRQDISEHWDPISWHCLLSGYGAYPPIAPNQPGKGCLYKEQNVAQFIQGCALNFQSHQHNLNELAQPDE
- a CDS encoding tryptophan halogenase family protein, coding for MNRKVKRVVVVGGGTAGWLSAAVIKKVIGNAVEVELVESDAIGTVGVGEATIPPIRLINNVLGLDEAEFLRETNATIKLAIKFENWRVKDEGYFHTFGAPGQSYAFCHFHHFLKRAQMELGETSNIWDYDLNYLAAKDNKFAKINSKDPIVDLPYAYHFDAGLYAQYLRKLSEKMGVVRTEGKITDVTQHPDSGFIDLLHLEDGREIQGDLFIDCSGFRGLLIQQKLNTGYEDWSHWLPCDRAIAIPSERLEHTLPYTRSIAHTAGWQWRIPLQHRNGNGHVYCSNYMSDDEALQILSGNLDTKPLADPNFIKFKTGRRRKQWNKNVIAVGLSSGFLEPLESTSIHLIQTAVVRLLHTFPHDGIKPELVAEYNKQSQIEFEQVRDFIILHYIANERDDSQFWRDMRTMPIPDSLRHKIELFKEDGRLFRENNDLFLEPSWLQVMMGQGIQPSDYHPMANNMSPEKLQMMLQTLKKIKEEPLQQLPSHDQFLKQFCGR
- a CDS encoding TonB-dependent receptor, whose amino-acid sequence is MTGLTATSVVAQEADDAADNTEVIQVTGIRGALQRAQAIKMDQTSIVEALSAEDIGKLPDTSVAESLARLPGLAGERRNGRTSGLSVRGFNENYVGTSLNGRELLGMGDNRGVEYDLYPSEIVSSILVYKTPEAGLLTQGIGGTVDLQTVSPLSADPTLTVNFNYEENGEDSGNPDFDNNGHRLSLNFVEQFADDTLGVALAIADMESPRQEKQFRGWGYAGVNTGSDRRATDSVAVPDGTVVLGGHDSFTRSAMLERTSVAAVIEYAPNDDLKVQLDALFIDFEENDARRGVEEGGAEWGTGDYNVTSVDNGLVTSGFYDGFYSVVRNDVRQQSSELTTFGLNIEYALNDNWSIVADLSTGEVDKELTDVESYSGVGRAGVDGRPITPRSWTMTSTGVLYSDHPTLPGVDLTDPSLITLAGPQAWGAPIIGSDAQDGFVNAPVFDEELDAFRFEVNGLVEWGIFNKFTAGINYADRSKTKINKGFYLTAPEYPGEGAIPEVLGVADLSFIGISGVLAYDSLGLYNSGYYTSTDAEPVDAGRLGDTYTVNEELTTLYAKLDIDTEIGDMMLRGNIGVQIIDAEQSSSGFSTFTGDDGLIDAVPVTGGDSYADVLPTLNLSLEVAEDQYVRLGASKIQSRPRMDQMKPNNQASFQFNDANIASTDIPNGPWSGNVGNPGLKPLEANQFDLAYENYFADDAYFAMSFFYKELTNWHAAVKEVADFTEVYVPGYHADSAGNAPAIFLGLVDNTLDGREGFVRGWEFQTSLPFNHIHDALDGFGMFASATFMDGELDPFTYSPLAGVEVTLPSEGVPGLSDETYSLTLYYENAGWEVRVSGTKRDAFQTETRGISLSLVGAEGQGGEQWDAQIGYDFSESDIDFLHGLRVTLQGQNLTDEDEIQFANGDPRQVTLYQSYGRNFLLGLNYSFW
- a CDS encoding IS3 family transposase (programmed frameshift); translation: MRNPDKQRVKRTQRDYTLGFKLAVVAQVEKGDFTYKQAQKHFGIQGRSTVLVWLRKHGKLDWSEPLMHSLMSQSNETPAQKIKRLERALADAELKIDVLEEVVTRVDNECGSKLQKKVLRQALWAGKVEKRRKLARCCRLFGFTPQGLYQWVKRFNDKQQRLMPVKDMVLYWRQYMPRIGTRKLYQLMKPELDKLGIKLGRDGLFDYLRAEGMLVKPKRSYTKTTDSRHWMKKHPNLLKDYQPQQAEDVLVSDITYVKSDAGTHYLSLTTDAYSRKIMGYELSDEMKATDVVKALNMSIKHKYYNHPMIHHSDRGVQYCSEEYQAVLRNHNITPSMTDGYDCYQNALAERINGILKQEFLLHQCKNRRELKQLVDESIYIYNEMRPHLSLGMKTPNQVHYEKGR
- a CDS encoding alpha-1,6-glucosidase domain-containing protein, translating into MKIPNNKLSLIVSGLLGLTLMSCSSDKLELPEVTPPTITPDTPEPLSCDAPEVANEAGDSCVLPPATVTAQGNEAVIFYNRPDGEYDGWVLHLWNNDACPDTVAEPTTWPDGPSIAGVDPAYGGYFIIPLMEDYSDCMNFIVHDADGNKDLSQQDRMMDLSGDRMAWTLSGVPDVFYEAIVEIPVTVQNAEVHWVYSDTLVWGADTSQYSDIRLYWSENGNLQFDAETGIDGDNFVSLTFSEAENSEAALALNQSQWDSLSIDAELSQIKQMLKSQLVVVASDHDGEIAAATRVQIAPVLDDLYTSGDNDADEASYGPHFSESEVTLNLWAPTAQDVKLNLYDSDKSLLISSDMSYDGDTGIWTYTGNAADLDRKFYRFEVTVFHPVENAVVNTEATDPYSVSVSTNGRYSQIVNLADDDLKPANWDDHVSPELENFEDAVIYEAHIRDFSALDSSVSQENRGKYLAYTDSNSVAVQHLQALTEKGLNFYHIMPANDIATINEDESQTINLDNTVAELCAINGNAPVCGVEDDNTTLLSVFESYDPATEDAQALVSAIRGLDSFNWGYDPHHFNVPEGSYSSDPDGTVRILEMRAMIKALHDMGLRVALDVVYNHTSSSGTNLNSVFDKVVPGYYHRYNRTTGDIERSTCCENTATENRMMAKFMQDSLVLWAEQYRYDSFRFDLMGHIPKDAILESWEAVKAVDPDNYFYGEGWDFGEVGGDRLFEQATQKNMAGTEVGTFNDQIREAIRGAAMFSGDTGSGTLRVQDKIRMSLAGTLTDFQFVSSTDAFIKTNTIGGYATDPADIINYVSKHDNETLWDQLNYTLPADISLQDRVRAQNISMATTLLSQGIPFLQQGGDLLRSKSMDRNTYDAGDWFNRIDFSMNSNNWNVGVPLQSENGGRWDEIRPILADSNRAASMSDIQFAAEVFREYLEIRQSTKLFRLTTGEQVKERIGFHNVGSDQQAGLIVMSIDDGTGLEDLDPLYDAVVVVINTTDSSVTHSIPTASGFALHPVLTNSIDTQVISASFNENGESGEFTVPAYSLAVFVKAQQGAQGMGLNQYATIGTPDLPVYGNTAVYIRGSMNDWGTSNPMSYQGSGLYQASLSLEEGVTYEFKFASEDWATVNFGGGANGDIVNTGEPLELGFGNNLMFTPDSSESYIFEVDATDAQAPVITVRVEQPFPGTTVFLRGSMNDWSENNPFVYDGAGIYSVVVDLAAGDYEFKVASADWETVNLGGNGDALSLESEYGLFAGAGNIQMSVASEGTYIFTLDAANLDAITLSVYQGGMYGDTPVFVRGTMNDWSTSNQMEFDGVKLYTAEIELSAGSYEFKVASEDWATVDLGAGSQGNTVTIGERVTLAPVGGDLSLDVSESGIYLFEVIGPSTEAPDIRVTRQ